In one window of Branchiostoma floridae strain S238N-H82 chromosome 14, Bfl_VNyyK, whole genome shotgun sequence DNA:
- the LOC118430569 gene encoding carboxylesterase 5A-like, translating into MFKSRGTIFAMQSTAAVCSSLVWWWILLVTCPGLPSGRPDDWPPHDPPIDQGEDVVASIVSGRLRGRTARVTAGRVQVYMFLGVPYASPPVGGLRFHAPLPHEPWTGVRNATQHGAHCAQNIPQDRRFYHSIPLFMPHDRISEDCLFLDVYTPTMNTSARLAVMFFIHGGGLFSGSGAQYDGRALAAMGNIVVVIINYRLGILGFSGIGGQWNVGFLDQISALRWVQHNIHVFGGDPGRVTIAGQSAGGGSVGWLVLSPLTAGLFRRAISQSGAATTIPTQNTDYTMHVCFLLSDMCTRPSPSEEFECLNLDLRNASAEDFANQTRRGRPPAPAVDGFFLPDQPRTLLKNGSARNIEYLMGVTNHELGHAISQDWDFSGEEDRDQIRSIINAGYRKYFQCINEQTNGYIDVSKFISNSLLDLYMAEQDPLMQISGDLMFTVPTVNTAWYRTDTPVYLYEFQHRPSWHHSKPGHVKADHGDELLFVFGAPFFDWPRNPADPAWRLNFTEEERVLSRKIMTYWTNFVKTGDPNRGDTEPTSTFDLEAWPRYSREDQEYLQLDLDISTAHRLKEEKVKLINDMLMCSNSSVSSSNLEGTWTITTPCLLMLLLYYGRL; encoded by the exons ATGTTCAAGAGCAGAGGGACGATTTTCGCCATGCAGTCGACCGCGGCTGTGTGTTCCTCGTTGGTATGGTGGTGGATCCTCCTCGTCACGTGCCCGGGTCTCCCCAGTGGCCGGCCCGACGACTGGCCGCCGCACGACCCCCCTATAGATCAAG GTGAGGATGTCGTGGCGTCTATCGTGAGCGGGAGACTGCGGGGTAGAACAGCCCGAGTGACGGCCGGCAGGGTCCAGGTGTACATGTTCCTGGGTGTGCCCTACGCCAGCCCGCCGGTGGGAGGGCTACGGttccacgcccccctcccccatgagCCTTGGACCGGTGTCAG AAATGCTACCCAGCACGGCGCTCATTGTGCCCAGAACATCCCCCAAGACCGGCGGTTCTACCACAGCATCCCGCTGTTCATGCCGCACGACAGGATCAGCGAGGACTGCCTGTTCCTGGACGTGTACACACCGACCATGAACACTTCGGCTCGGCTAGCG GTGATGTTCTTCATACATGGCGGGGGGTTGTTCAGCGGCAGCGGTGCACAGTACGATGGTCGGGCCCTAGCCGCGATGGGAAACATCGTCGTTGTCATAATAAACTACAG GTTGGGTATCCTTGGATTTTCGGGAATCGGGGGACAGTGGAACGTCGGGTTCTTGGACCAGATCAGTGCTCTCCGCTGGGTGCAGCATAACATACATGTGTTCGGCGGAGACCCCGGGCGGGTGACCATAGCAGGGCAGTCTGCGGGCGGGGGGAGCGTTGGATGGTTGGTGCTCTCCCCCCTCACAGCCGGGTTGTTCCGCCGGGCGATATCCCAGAGTGGCGCGGCCACCACAATACCGACCCAGAACACAGACTACACAATGCACGTGTGCTTCTTGTTGTCCGACATGTGCACTCGTCCCTCTCCCTCGGAAGAGTTCGAGTGTCTGAACCTTGATCTGAGAAATGCATCTGCAGAAGATTTTGCTAATCAGACCCGCCGGGGGCGGCCGCCGGCGCCTGCGGTGGACGGTTTCTTTCTACCGGATCAGCCGAGAACGCTGCTGAAGAACGGATCGGCGAGGAACATCGAGTATCTCATGGGTGTCACCAATCACGAGCTGGGGCATGCCATTTCACAAGACTGGGATTTCTCTGGCGAGGAGGACAGAGACCAAATACGGAGCATAATCAACGCTGGATATAGGAAGTATTTCCAG TGTATAAATGAACAGACGAATGGATATATAGACGTGAGCAAGTTCATCTCAAATTCCCTGCTGGACCTGTACATGGCGGAACAGGACCCGCTAATGCAGATCAGCGGAGATCTGATGTTCACTGTCCCCACTGTCAACACTGCCTGGTACAGAACAG ATACCCCCGTGTACCTGTACGAGTTCCAACATCGGCCCTCCTGGCACCACAGCAAGCCTGGCCACGTCAAAGCAGACCATGGCGACGAGCTGCTGTTTGTGTTCGGCGCTCCTTTCTTCGACTGGCCGAGAAACCCCGCTGACCCGGCCTGGCGACTCAACTTCACGGAGGAGGAAAGAGTTCTCAGTCGGAAGATTATGACCTATTGGACAAACTTCGTGAAAACTGG GGACCCCAACAGGGGGGACACGGAACCTACATCCACGTTTGACCTTGAAGCATGGCCCCGCTACTCCCGAGAAGACCAGGAATATCTCCAACTGGATCTTGATATATCAACTGCCCATCGTCTAAAGGAAGAAAAAGTTAAACTAATCAACGACATGCTGATGTGTTCGAATTCGTCGGTCAGTTCGTCTAACCTGGAAGGGACTTGGACAATAACGACGCCCTGTCTTCTGATGTTACTCTTATATTATGGACGTCTTTAA